GGCCTGCGTGCGCCATGTGAAAGGCTTTTGGTTTGTTTTGCAGCAGTGTGAGGCAGGCGGAGGTGAGTTCCTTGAAGTCAGCGACCTGTTGAGCGCCGCCGTGCTTTAACAGGAGATCGACGAGCGGTGTGAAGTTCTCCATGTGCGGGCCGAAGAGGACGGGCTTTTGTGCCAGCGCAGCCTCGGCGGGGTTTTGGCCGCCTTCGGCAAGGAAACTTTTGCCGACGACGACGAGTGTGGCGAGATGCTGCCAGGCGGCGAGTTCGCCGGTGGTGTCGATGAGGAAGACGGGAGCGTTTGGATCGACGCGGGAGAGGGAATCGCTGCGCAGGGCAGGGGTGATGCCGATGGTGTTGAGCGCTGCGGTGATTTCGGCACGACGTTCGACGTGACGCGGCACGATCAGCAGCGCGAGATCATGGATTTTTTCGCGCAGGTGTTGGAAGACGCGGGCGAGTTCGATTTCTTCGCCAGCGTGCGTGCTGGCGGCGAGGAGGATGGGTTGCTGGGGCGAAATGCCGACCTGGGTGAGCACAGCGTGCAGGGCGTCGATTTTCACAGGGAGCACGATGGCTCCATCGGGATCGTACTTGATGCTGCCGGCGAGATGGATGCGGTCGCGTTCGACTCCGAGACCCTGCCAGCGGGTGATGTCGGACTCTTCCTGCACGAGGACTTGATGCAGCAGGCGGAAGATGGGCTCCACAAGCCAGCGGAACTTGCGATAGCGGCGTTCGGAGCGCGGGGAGAGCCGTGCGTTGACCAAGGAGACGGGAATGCCGAGGCGTTCAGCGGCGGAGGTCAGGTTGGGCCATACTTCGGCCTCCACGAGCACGAGCTGTGTGGGCTGGATGATCTCCAGCATAAGGCGACCGATGCCAGGGAGATCGACGGGGCTGTAAATGGCGACCACCCGGCCAAGATGTTGTGCCGCAAGCTCCACTGCGAGCGCATGACCGGTGGGAGTCGTGGTGCTGAGCACGATGCCCAGATAGGCATCCGTTTGCAGCAGCCGGGTGATCAGTTTTTTGGCGACACCGACTTCACCAACACTCACGGCGTGCACCCAGAAGCGCTCATGCTGCGGCAGGGCGGCGATGGCTTTTTGCGTCTTCTTGCTGTGCCAGCCGAGGCGCTGGGCGAGATCACGCCAGCGGCCATTGCGGCGGCGCATCTTGATGAAGGCGCTTGGCAGCATGAAGGCGAGACCGAAGGGCAGCGCCAGATTGTAGAGGATGAGGCTAAGCGCTTTCGATGCCATGCGGAAGTTTTCGCAGCCAGACGATGCGGGTGGAACCGTAATTGCGGTCGGTCAGCACCTCCCAGCCGGGCCAGTTTTTTGTTTCGCGGTTGAAGTGGTGACTTTCGAGAATGAGGTGGCTCTCCGCATGCAGCAGCGCGGGAAGAGCCTCATCGGCGAGCAGTTTCGCGACGAAATCCGTGTCCGCATCGCAATGCGTGTAGGGCGGGTCGGCGAAGATGAGATCGAACTGCTTGCCGTCGCGTTGCAGCAGCGGCAGCAGGCGGAAGACATCGCTTTGGCGCACGGTGGCACCGGCGAGCTTGGTTTTGGCGATGTTGCGGCGGATCACGTCGCAAGCCCCTTTGTTTTCATCCACCATCAAGGCAGACGTGGCTCCACGGCTCAGGCATTCGAGGGCGATGGCGCCCGTGCCGGCGAAAAGATCGAGCACATGCGCGCCAGGAACGAGTTCGCCGAGCATCGAGAACACAGCCTGCCGCACACGATCCTGCGTGGGTCGTGTGACGGTTTTCGGGACTTCGAGTGCAAGCCCGCCTGCTGTGCCGGAGATGATGCGCACCCGTTTCCTTTAGCTGGGCAAGGTTCGGGGTTCAAGGTTTCTTGCCGGAGGTTTGAATGAGGAAAGCAGGAAGGCAGGAAATGAATGAATCTGGTTCCTGTCTTCCTCATCAAGCGACTCAGGCTTTGGAGGTGCGGCGGTATTTTTGCAGGCTGCTGTTGGGCTTGTCTGGCAGGGTGCGTTCGATCAGGCCGGCGGCGAGCGCGGGTTGCAGGTAGTTTTTACGGAAGGTCGGACGATGGGCCAGACCGAGCTTTTTCATGCAGGCCAGGGCGGTGAGCGGCTGTTTGGCCAGGCATTTGAGCAGGGCTTTGACTTGGTCGCTGACTTGATCGCCCACTTGGTCGGTGGCCGCCACCTCATGAATGGCCTGGAGGAGGGCGGAGAGCAGGAATTCGATGAAGATCGTGGACTGGCCGGCTTTGTCTGATGCCGCGAGCGCGGCGTAATACTCCGCCTGTCGCTCGCGGATCACGCTTTCCACGGGGAGGAAGGCCAGTTCGGGCTTCCAGCGGCTCAGGATGAGCGTTTGCCACAGTCGTCCGATGCGACCGTTGCCATCGGCAAAGGGATGAATGAACTCCAGTTCGTAATGGAACACGCAGCTCGCGATCAAGGGATGCTCCACCTTCCGTTTCAGCCAGCCGAGCAGATCCTGCATCAATCCCGGCACGCGCTCCGCAGGCGGCGCCACATGCACGAGCTTGGAACCCTTCACGATGCCCACGCCGCCGGAGCGGAAGCGCCCCGGATGATCCACGAGGCTTTGCATGAGCAGGTGATGCGCCGCGAGGAGGTCTTTGGCCGAGGCGGGGTTCCAGGCATCCAGCGCCTCATAGGCGGCGAAGGCGTTGCGCACTTCCTGGATGTCCTTGGCCGGACCGAGCACTCGCTTGCCTTCGATCACGGCTGTCACCTGCTCCAGGGACAGCGAGTTGTTTTCGATGGCGAGGGAGGAATGGATGGTGCGCAGCCGTCGGCTTCGTCGCAGTTTCGGCGTCATCGCCGTCGGAGCCTGCGCGCTCAAGCGTCCCAGCGCCTCGCTGACCTGCACGACAAGGTCGAGCGCCTTGGGCGTGATCGTGAAGGGTGGGGTGTAAAGCGCGGGCATGGATTCAATAGCGCCGGGTGCTGCATGGCTTCAATCGGCAACTTCTGGCGGAAGGCTGCCGGCTGTGCCGGAGATGATCCGCGCTTTTTTCTTTTTAGCGGTGGGAGGTGGGGATGCAAGGTGGGGATGGCAATTCAAACGTGTCGTCGTTCGCGGAGCAGTGATTGGGCGTTACTCAAATTTAGAAATCTCATCTGCCAATGCCTCACGAAGATCGGATGGCTCGGTGATCCATAGATTCCATTCTTCGTTTGGGAAAACCGCTACTTTGGCCCCGTCATGTTGCAGTCTTGGTAACAATTCTCCCATGAAATCATCCAGTTCAATTTCTGTCGCCACATGTCCGGGGAAATGTTTGTCGGCAATCTTCTGGGCGTATTCTGAATGTGGCCAGACTGGGAAATACTCGAGCTTGTCAGGTGTGACTGGCAC
The window above is part of the Prosthecobacter sp. genome. Proteins encoded here:
- a CDS encoding glycosyltransferase N-terminal domain-containing protein translates to MASKALSLILYNLALPFGLAFMLPSAFIKMRRRNGRWRDLAQRLGWHSKKTQKAIAALPQHERFWVHAVSVGEVGVAKKLITRLLQTDAYLGIVLSTTTPTGHALAVELAAQHLGRVVAIYSPVDLPGIGRLMLEIIQPTQLVLVEAEVWPNLTSAAERLGIPVSLVNARLSPRSERRYRKFRWLVEPIFRLLHQVLVQEESDITRWQGLGVERDRIHLAGSIKYDPDGAIVLPVKIDALHAVLTQVGISPQQPILLAASTHAGEEIELARVFQHLREKIHDLALLIVPRHVERRAEITAALNTIGITPALRSDSLSRVDPNAPVFLIDTTGELAAWQHLATLVVVGKSFLAEGGQNPAEAALAQKPVLFGPHMENFTPLVDLLLKHGGAQQVADFKELTSACLTLLQNKPKAFHMAHAGHKALQIHQGATQRSVERLLEQK
- the rsmD gene encoding 16S rRNA (guanine(966)-N(2))-methyltransferase RsmD gives rise to the protein MRIISGTAGGLALEVPKTVTRPTQDRVRQAVFSMLGELVPGAHVLDLFAGTGAIALECLSRGATSALMVDENKGACDVIRRNIAKTKLAGATVRQSDVFRLLPLLQRDGKQFDLIFADPPYTHCDADTDFVAKLLADEALPALLHAESHLILESHHFNRETKNWPGWEVLTDRNYGSTRIVWLRKLPHGIESA
- a CDS encoding Fic family protein; amino-acid sequence: MPALYTPPFTITPKALDLVVQVSEALGRLSAQAPTAMTPKLRRSRRLRTIHSSLAIENNSLSLEQVTAVIEGKRVLGPAKDIQEVRNAFAAYEALDAWNPASAKDLLAAHHLLMQSLVDHPGRFRSGGVGIVKGSKLVHVAPPAERVPGLMQDLLGWLKRKVEHPLIASCVFHYELEFIHPFADGNGRIGRLWQTLILSRWKPELAFLPVESVIRERQAEYYAALAASDKAGQSTIFIEFLLSALLQAIHEVAATDQVGDQVSDQVKALLKCLAKQPLTALACMKKLGLAHRPTFRKNYLQPALAAGLIERTLPDKPNSSLQKYRRTSKA
- a CDS encoding DUF2750 domain-containing protein gives rise to the protein MPYKLNEAQYKAVVALSDAERCSHFIGKVADSEFLWGVRNDDGWLVPVTPDKLEYFPVWPHSEYAQKIADKHFPGHVATEIELDDFMGELLPRLQHDGAKVAVFPNEEWNLWITEPSDLREALADEISKFE